In Lycium ferocissimum isolate CSIRO_LF1 chromosome 3, AGI_CSIRO_Lferr_CH_V1, whole genome shotgun sequence, the genomic window ACAAGACCTGAAAATGACCAAGGCTTGCTGAGACACGAACCATTAACTGTGGCTTTGCTGGGTTAGCCTTCATCGTGTTCATTTGCTGTGTGTTTTGTGAATGAAGAGcaaatgagttaatttagcTGGGCCCAGTTTAATGTTGTTGGGCTGAAGGGGATTTGGACGAAAAACCAAGCTGTTGAGGGGTCCAAATCATGGTTAAGACTAATATTGTTGAGTTTTTCAACAACAAAGGAATTATAGCCCAACACACCTTTCCCTTATACTCGAGAACAAAATGACATCGTTGAAAGGAAGAATCGATATGTTACGGAAACTACATTGGCTCTTTCGGGTACGTCTAATATGCCAAAGAGGTTCTGGCCCGAAGTTGTACATACTTCAGTTTATTTGATTAACAGAAAAACTTCCCCATTCATTGGCAATGAGACTCCGTACTTCAAATTATTTCACAAGAAGCCTGATTATTCTCACTTGCGAGTTTTTGGTTGTGTTTGCTTTGTCCATCTTCCAGCATATGAACGGCATAAGCTTTCGGCAAAGGCAGCACAATGTAGTTTTGTTGGCTACAGTGACACGCAAAAGGGGTATCTCTGTTATGATGCATTTCGTCATCAACTCCTAGTATCTAGACATGTTATTTTCTTTGAGGATTAGTTTTCAACCCAATTCTAAAAAGCATGCTTCAGAATCTGTTTCTTTTTCGTACAAGTGTGATAATGTGGTAGTTACTGATCCTCCGTTTGACCCTCCAGAACAACCCGTGAACTATGATAACAATGATCTCCAGCTCTCCTCTCCTTCCAGTATTGACTCTTCATCCTCATCCTCAACTTCGGAGGAGGATTCATCCCGTTCGGTTACTCCTCACGCCGGTCTGAAAAGACAAACCGTCATGCTCCTGAACTAACCGGTTACTCTCCGGGGAAATTTGGTAAGTCCTACGCCATGCATACCACATTACATTCTGTTAACGTACCTATATCTTACTCAGACGGCTCTACACAAGCATGTTGGAAAGAGGCGATATTGGAAGAGCTTCGTGCATTAAATGAGAATTATACTTGGGACTTCGTTGATAAACCAGATGGTATTCCATTAAACTTAAAGCAGATGGTACAATTGATCGCTACAAATCTCGATTGGTTGCTCAAGGGTACAAACAGGAGTATAGGGTGGATTATGAGGAGACTTTTGCACCTGTTGCTAAGATGAaaacgtgtcacgacccaatttcactaagtcttgtgggcacctacctttcccacctcggtaggcgaacccttaactcaacattcacaaataatagaaaaatagcggaagaaagtaaataacgtaagtctcacgataataatataaataggTGCGGAAGTAaaagtatctggtctggtcatacaagagcatctaatccaaatactacaagtctgaataataatacataaacagtCTCAgaatcatgtctcagaatggaaagcaagacataaatGATAGGAAGAGTattcgggcagcgaacgtcctcatgctcaccctgaagagactcgaatcagcaatcctcaagtatcagccacgaggggtagaagtagatccaacctggtactctgcattcataaaagaatgtagcaagtgtaggtcagtacaaacaataaatactggtaggtatcataggccgactaagactagctaatgtatataaagacaacaaagcaagataaacacataaaataacaaggtacaagtcaacacgaatccataaCCACAATataagtcatcacctatgttatagcatctaaaccccactgtgccaagtctcagtataactattctgaaccagtatatcacaatcatatcagaACCATATCGCAACATACAaagaggtacaatgcaatgcaataatgtatgaatgatgaatgcaatgcaaatgcacCGTACATATATACTCCGTCctatggaacatcacatctcgacaGCACAACTCATGGaagacccgcgaagtccatgtgcTAGCCACttcgcacacagcccagagatgacacCTTCCCACCTATACGCCTCGTATCATTCATTCCACACacaacccagagatgactcgATATAAGGTGTTTTGATGAATGTATTCACTTCTCCTTTCCCATCCCTCGCTACCATCGCGATCAcgatatcaatgtatcatgaaaattaGTACGAATACGATGTAATGTaatatcaataaccaattcaatcccaaatagtACCaaacatggcacacaagtaatatcaataactaggctacacaataagccataaatGGAATCACatttctcatctcaatatcaaatcaagtgaagtaccgcaatatcatagtcatcatctATCACCAATCACCAATATGcgatgtctcaacgtggcaacgagctaataagtaaatagaacaagataagtaacagcgcaacggggtggctagcccccaaatcatacaaaaaggcccaacctaagacaatatccaatccaacttcatacccgaaggtttacttgcattctccgacaatatcatctaaacatgcGCCACATTGTCGAAGTCTTACCATAAGGTAAATAGTAACCTACGGAAAGGAAAATTTGAACAACAAGGtctccaatagtcaaaccttGGTCTTTCCCTTCCATAGAACCTCGATACAATGGAAGTCTAGTCATATctgaattatgaaattagaatcaagaagaaacatcattcaaaccttgCTTCATTCAGGGCCAAATCGACCTATGGAAtcgggtttatgaactagaaagatggaatgaggaatctataggtctcaacatgaaattaatgttctaggtgatcaattcccataaAATATAATCTtgaagaactaacaaatcacttaaatacggattctaggcaaaacccccaaatttgggtatgaacctaACTTCGATTTCATAAATTACTTTAATTAGGAacgaatcatgcaataatagattctaatcgtcaattccatgcttaatgaagctaacccaatcaataatccaagatttaatagcctagaatgaagaacccacaaaaccctctttcaatctACCATTTCTTAAGGAAACTAGCATGCTTAATAGATTCCTAAGGTGAATAATGTAACAcggaatggaaaggaaggtgaaggaacttaccacaatgatcTTCTATAAATAACAACCTTGAATGCTCCCAAAAAGCTCTAAAGTTGGAGTGGTATTGAAAGAAAGACTTAAGGCTTTTAACACACATTTAACGAATCTAATTGCCCGCCACCCGCATCCACGCTCATATTAGCACTTCAGCGGTCCCGGTCCCGCTTCCGCGATCCACCAGAATTTCACATGGCCGCTACGGCGGCGGGGCCCGACCTGGCGTGCCGTGCCGCCCGGTCTGGTGCGCCgtagcgggcaccagacactagaatCTCCCAAGTTTCACTAATTCAACCTGAAATCCCAACTATCACTCGAGATCATCTGCTCACAAATCATATATGTAGACAtccataaaaacacgctacgaacgcactcgtggcctcaacattcccaacagaggtctcattgaccgagtcaacccccgatacctcaaaactaactttccaacccaagtcccaaaatgcaccggagtgcattgggaactgaaccgaatatacacacaagttctaaaagaccatccggatcTCTCGGAATTGATggattcccgaaaaaggtccgtttacctaaaattcaactttgagtcaactatttttcgctttaagcccaaatttctcACCAAGTCGCCCAAATTATATTCAAagacctcgggaagcgtgtcaacaaTCCCCTCTAGTCAAGTGTGAGCTAACAAAGCtcaaaaaagggtcaaaagcacCGAAAAGGCTACAACGACCAAACGACCAAATGGGCCGTTACAAAGCGGCACAGACATTGTTGACCGTGGCTTCAATAAAAGGCTGGACCTTACATTAGATGGATATCAAAAATGTGTTTCTCCACGACAACCTGTAAGAAGTTGTGTTTATGAAACCACCACCTGGATGTGTTCTGCTGAGATCAAATGCAGTTTGTTGTCTTTAGAAATCTCTCTACGACTTAAAACTGGCTCCCCGAGCTTGGTTTGATAAATCTCGGTCCACGATTCAAACTACGGTCTTGTCTCAAGTTCTTCAGATCCTTCCTTGTTTCTTCGTACTTGGCCGATAAGTATCACAATACTTCtcatttatgttgatgatatcatTATCACAAGAAATGATCCAGGGAATATTACTAAGTTGATAGAATTCTTCCATACCTCATTTAAGATTAAGGACTTGGGACGAATGACATACTTTCTTGGGCTTGAGGTTTTTATACTTGCCTCTTTGGGATTATGCTTAAACAATAAAAGTATGCGAGTgatcttgttgcaacaactggtCTTATTGATGACAAGGTTGTATACACCCCCATGGAGATTAATACGAAGTACAATAAGGCTGATGAAGAACCATTCAATGATCCAACATTGTATCGGCAGTTGGTGGGATCATTAAGTTTATCTCACTATGACAAGGCCAGACATATCATATGCAGTACAAGTTCTAAGTTAGTTTATGGCTAATCCTTACCGTGTACATTACACTGCATTACTTCGTGTCATTCGGTATGTTCGTGGTTCTATAGTTGAAGTGTTCTGTTTCGTTCCGATTCTCCTATACGTCTTAAAGGTTATCTTTATTGTGATTGGTGGTTTTCCCGATTCTCGTCAACTTCATTCTTTGGTTGGTGCGTGTTTCTTGGCACGTCAACATTATCTGGAAATGTAAGAAACAATCTCGTACGTCTAAATCATCTACTGAGCCTGCGTATCGGTCTATGTCGGCAGCAAGTTCGAAAATTGTTTGGCTACAACGCCTATTATCTGAGCTTGGTGTAACTTTTACAACTCCTACGGTTTTACATCTTTGATAACACTAGTGCGATTGAAATTGCCATAAACCCGGTGCAACATGAAAACACAAAGCATATGCAGGTGCCTTTGTCATTACATTCAGGAATTGGTCGTCGATCGTCTCATCACTCTACAACTCATTTCTTCTCATGATCAACTTGCCAATTTGTTTACAAAGGCGATGACGCGTGCACCACATCACTATATTATGTCCAAATTGCTACCGTGTGATCACCAGTATCAATTTGAGGGGGGATGTTAGGCAATGCTATAATAGTATAGTTATCACAAAATATAATCTTTCCTAGAATAGCACTTAATTACTGATTGTATAATTATTACAACATATTGTCCTTATTAGAATAGGACTTTAACCCTAGAGTTGTATAGTTATAAATATTCCTATTGTATTAttgaagaaaggtaaaaaaGCAATTATGAAAATCTATTGTTTCTCTAtcattatgcacattcagatgttgaaaaagAAACAATCTTAATAATTTAGTGTTCATATTTAGAGACaatatcttaatcattcagatgtgcattcagattcagacgtcttaattaATGGAAACAAATAAGACCAACTAACTAACTATAAAAACGGAGGTATAAATGATCAGGTTCGCGAAATTAGTTGgtagacttttcttttttccgcATGTTTCACTTATGCGTGATATTTTCAAATGAACAACATAAAATATGTGAGTTAGAGCTCCATTACAAATGGAGGACACCTTTGGGTAGTGAAAGGTTCCTCTAAGTCTAATTTACCGTGAGTGATGCAGATTGCTAATTTCACGCAAATTTACACTATTCTCTTTTTGAAACTTGTGCATTCTTTGTTTGTTACAAAAAGAAGGTcgttcaaataaaatatattccatttacaaaaataaataacattatCTTCTTATTAATTCGTACTAAGAGtctgtttggattgacttatttagatgtttttaagccaaaatagcttttaaacacttttatattttttggtaagataaaaaagtgtttttaaacatttatttttaagtcaaaataaaaaaataaggtaaaagCTATAGTTAAGATTCCTAACTTGTGAGCTTATCTTTGATAAGCCCTAAgttataagcccatccaaacaggctttAAAAATGATAACTCTATGTATTTGAAAGCAAATTATTGAACTTTTATTCTTAGTCTCAACTGACAAGCTATGAAACGCTTGAGATCAcatgttttaattttattaaaaacactTGATGCACAATTTAAAAGCTTCATGTGTATCGAAATGGAGTAAGTctttaagtaggcgtttggccataggaTTTGGGATTTAATTTCTAgttttgatttgaaatcatTATTTGTTTATGAAACtgcataaaattttaacttcaacttcaaatcgcaaattctataaaaattagGATTTCGCAAATTCCAAGTtgtgatttcattttttttaaatgtaaaacttgactcataagtttatattttataaaacaagATTCGTAAGAATATCTACGAACCATATTAACTCTTATCAACTATGTTTATATTTACTCTTATCGGGAAATGCATACTCGACATGAAGAGATTATCCGTACCATGTgaaaggattatattaaagattagttacactacaacacatgttcaattttcctttttattgaactaaggTTTGATCAATAaatgttgtaattttttttagaaaggtcttctggTAGTGTTCTATactttgttatgaactatgatttgctctTTTGgtagattgtataagaattaaggaagttttgataattttcataaattttggattttcatgtttatgagaaaaaatacaacttaaaaaaaatctaaattgcATGTCTTGACAAAATTTTAACTTCAGATCAACCTGATtacaaatcatgtccaaacgggatAAATTTACAACACATTCTTAAGagcaaaattcaagaaattgttGTTAAGAAATTTTAGATTTTCTTACTATTTTTTATTCCTTCAATCTCAAATTATCTATTGTGTTTCTTTCTTATACGCCccataagaaaatattaattacgAGTAGTTATTATTGTACCTTTATTTAAATCTTAAAATATAATCTCTCttcatttaatatttattttatttatccgTTATCTCCTCATAATTGAGGTATTTATAGTCTCAAGAATAATTACTACACTCCCATCCCcatttatgtgatgtaatttgatTAGATACggagtgttaaaaataaaagaaattttttgaatCTTATGCTCTAAAATAAAGCAGAGATATTTGGACGGTAAATGTGTTGAAAGTATCTATTACtttccctaaaaataaaaacagatAGCATCTGAATTAGTGCCGTTTTCATCGTGCATTCCTTCTATCTTCTAAATGAGACAGACAAGAAGACAGTTAACGTCTTTATCATTGTCCATAAATCCAATCTAATTATCCAATAACAGAAAAAAAAGATCGAACGGTGAATGCCACCACTAAATCACTCATCCAACGGCTCACAATAGACCAAATTATCCTAGCCTACAACAGATATTCAAATCCAACACTAAACTCACAACCCTCCTCTATCTAGAGTTTCAAATCCAAATACAGCATATGGGTTTTCAAGATTCAGTCATATAACACCCAATTTTCCACTAAAGGTGTAAACTTTGTATCTGTAAGTTGCTTCTTTctattctttcttgatttatatAGTAAAATAAATAGTggggttttgaaaattttggttaTCTAGGCTTATTAGTAGTAAAGTTTGAATCTTGAAAAGTTAGGAATTAGTTATATGGGGAAATCAGGTGGTAGGAAGAAAAAAGGTGGTGTTagtcaaaatcaaaatcaagggGTTGTAGGGGAGagtcataataataataaacctGTTGTTGTTAATGGTACTGTTGATTTGGATCCAtctattttcttgaaaagagCTCATGAGCTGAAAGAAGAGGGAAATAAAAGGTTTCAAGCTAAGGATTTTGTAGGTGCTTTACAACAATATGATAATGCTCTTAAATTAACACCAAAGGGGCATCCGGAAAGAGCTGTGTTTCATGGCAATAGAGCGGCGTGTTTGATGCAAATGAAGCCTAtagattatgattctgttatttcGGAGTGTACTATGGCACTTCAGGTTCAGCCCCGTTATGTTCGGGCTCTTCTACGAAGGGCTCGTGCGTTTGAGGCTGTGGGTAAGTATGAAATGGCGTTGCAAGATGTGCAAATGTTAGTGGATGTTGATGGGAATCATTGGGATGCTTTGGAGATTGCGGGGCGATTGAGCATGATACTTGGTCCTCGTCAAGACCTTCAGAGCCGTCCATCGCCAGCTGCACTTGGTGCATCTGCAGTGGGTGCAGCCTCTATTGCTGGTCTAGGAGGACCGTGTTTACCTTCTCGATCAATGTCTAAGAAGCCAACACCTTCAGCTGGGGCTTCGGTTGTATcagttaataataataaaccaGATAAGCCCTCTCCTGTTATGCCAGCTGAAAATGGTAAAGTTCAGATGCCAAGGGTGGTTTTGAAGCCTTCAAATGGTCCTTCTAAACCTAATCCAGGTCCAAGTAGTTATGAACGGAAGGAGCAGGCTTCTATTGAAGTCCGCAGACCTTCTAAAGATGCTGTAATTCGTTGGAGGCCATTGAAGCTTGTTTATGATCATGATATAAGGCTTTCCCAAATGCCTGTAAATTGCAGTTTTAGAGTCTTGAGGGATATTGTTACGAAACGGTTTGCAATGTCAAAGTCTGTTCTTGTTAAGTATAAGGATGGTGATGGTGATTTAGTAACTATTACCTGTACGGCTGAGCTTAGATTGGCTGAGTCCTGGGTTGATAGTCTAGTATCAAAGGACCCTGACGCAGATGAAGGTGACTCCATTGGGATGTTGAGATTGCATATTGTCGAGGTGAGTCCTGAACAAGAACCAGCTTTGTTGGAAGAGGAGGAAGAGAGGCCTGTTGAGAGCGAGGAGATTATAGCTGACGAGAGCAGATCCCACTCTTCACTAAGTGATTCCGTGGTGGAAACTCTTGACAGTGAGATTAACAAGACAGAGAAGGGCACTACCAAAGAGAAAACGACAACAGAAGATCCCGAGTGTAAGGAAGTTGAGATGGATGATTGGTTATTTGAGTTTGCTCAGTTATTCAGGACCCACGTTGGCATTGATCCGGATGCTCACATTGACCTGCATGAGCTTGGAATGGAGCTTAGCTCTGAAGCCCTTGAGGAGACTGTGACAAGTGAAGCGGCTCAAGCTCTTTTTGACAAGGCTGCCTTAAAGTTTCAAGAAGTGGCTGCTCTGGCTTTTTTCAACTGGGGAAATGTTCACATGTGTGCAGCGAGGAAGCGAATGCCAATTGATGATTCTGCTACAAAGGAAGAGACGATGGCTACTAAGCTTCAAGCAGCATATGACTGGgtgaaagaaaaatattcaCTGGCAAAAGAGAAGTATGAGGAGGCTCTCTCGATTAAACCAGACTTTTATGAGGGATTGCTGGCATTAGGGCAGCAGCAATTTGAAATGGCAAAACTTCATTGGTCCTTTGTCTTGGCTAAAAAAGAGGACCTGTCAAATTGGGATCCGACTGAGACGCTTGCTCTATTTGAAAGTGcagaagagaaaatgaaagcAGCAACTCAGATGTGGGAAAAGCTGGAGGAGCTGAGGGCTAATGAACTAAAGGATCCTAGTGCTAGCAAGAAGGATGAACTactaaagagaaaaaagaaacctGAAGGTGAGGTGTCAGCTACAGGTGAAATTTCAGCTGGTGAAGCTGCACAGCAAGCTGCTGTAATGCGATCTCAAATACACTTATTTTGGGGTAATATGCTTTTTGAGCGGTCTCAAGTTGAATGTAAATTGGGTTTGACTGGTTGGAAGGAGAACCTTGATACTGCAGTTGAACGATTTAAGCTTGCTGGAGCTTCTGAAATTGACATCGCAACCGTTCTGAAGAATCATTGTTCCAATGAAGAACAAATGGTTGAGAACCTCAAGACTGAAGGGAATGATAATCCAAATGACCAGACTGATGCTAGTAAAGCTTAGGCAGTGACCTGACACTAATTTTGCAAtatttatttcttacaaacatCTATTGAATTCATGAAATCAGAAAATTTTGGCCTTCAAATATCAATTATACATTTAAGTTTTTATGATGAAACGGGAAGCTTGCTGATATGagactacaacaacaacaacatacccagtgtaatcccacaagtggggtctgggaaaGGTAGGATGTACATAGACCTTACCTccacctttgtggggtagagaagctgtttccgatagaccctcggctcaaaagaaacgtAGTCAATGCAAGattgcaagaaaaataagatatCAAAGTATCAAGATACAAAACAATTAGTCATTGAGACTATGGAGTATCAATTAGTCATTTTTCTGTCAAACATTTGTTCTTTGGTTAAGTACTTGAAATATCTTCTCTTATTTTGCTCCCTTTTTGAAGTACATAGTTCGGATTCTGTCTGTTTCATGGCTGATGAGACATTGTTGCTAGCATTCTGGGATAATTGTTACATTAGATAGCAAGTTTGAACTTCTAATGTGTAGCTATTATATTTGCTTTTAAGCATTCTTAAATTGATTCATAGCAAGCCTGCTGCTTTGACTTAGTTGTTCAGACACTAATGTCTGAAATTCTATACGAAGTTCTCTTGTAACTGCTAGAATCCTCTTGAAGTATATGTGCCATTTATCCTGTTATTGTAAATGTACAATTCCTTGTAAGATCACAGATATGATAATTTGACATGCAACAGATGACCATGGGTTATATTTGTTTCATCCAAGATTAAGTTAGCCACCCAATTGTCCATTGTTGAACTAGAACTATATCATTCTACCTGGGATCAGTTTAAGGGTTTGATATGGAAGCTTTTGTTTCTCTGTGTCTGAACCTATATTTTGTGATCCGGTCCATGCGGTAGCATTATCTCAGATCTGTAGATGTTAACAAAATGTGTATGTGGATATGTGAGAACCCTGAAGTCTTTATTGAGTGCGTAAGGC contains:
- the LOC132050135 gene encoding protein CLMP1-like, with translation MGKSGGRKKKGGVSQNQNQGVVGESHNNNKPVVVNGTVDLDPSIFLKRAHELKEEGNKRFQAKDFVGALQQYDNALKLTPKGHPERAVFHGNRAACLMQMKPIDYDSVISECTMALQVQPRYVRALLRRARAFEAVGKYEMALQDVQMLVDVDGNHWDALEIAGRLSMILGPRQDLQSRPSPAALGASAVGAASIAGLGGPCLPSRSMSKKPTPSAGASVVSVNNNKPDKPSPVMPAENGKVQMPRVVLKPSNGPSKPNPGPSSYERKEQASIEVRRPSKDAVIRWRPLKLVYDHDIRLSQMPVNCSFRVLRDIVTKRFAMSKSVLVKYKDGDGDLVTITCTAELRLAESWVDSLVSKDPDADEGDSIGMLRLHIVEVSPEQEPALLEEEEERPVESEEIIADESRSHSSLSDSVVETLDSEINKTEKGTTKEKTTTEDPECKEVEMDDWLFEFAQLFRTHVGIDPDAHIDLHELGMELSSEALEETVTSEAAQALFDKAALKFQEVAALAFFNWGNVHMCAARKRMPIDDSATKEETMATKLQAAYDWVKEKYSLAKEKYEEALSIKPDFYEGLLALGQQQFEMAKLHWSFVLAKKEDLSNWDPTETLALFESAEEKMKAATQMWEKLEELRANELKDPSASKKDELLKRKKKPEGEVSATGEISAGEAAQQAAVMRSQIHLFWGNMLFERSQVECKLGLTGWKENLDTAVERFKLAGASEIDIATVLKNHCSNEEQMVENLKTEGNDNPNDQTDASKA